One Streptomyces sp. ML-6 genomic region harbors:
- a CDS encoding cupin domain-containing protein, protein MSHAMFRAYADAVKAEIGVATTTRFIALAETTDGRFGLFHHSMLPGAGGAAPHYHSRISESFYVLTGEVRLHDGTGWRTARAGDFLHVPENAVHGFRNESDALAEMLIIFTPAEHREGYFEGLAALLADGNRPSREEMVALMEKYDQFEVDAPDTDHDHPHAHKDGSTPGDGPAHGDGPAHHHGPGGAHPHHHH, encoded by the coding sequence ATGAGTCACGCGATGTTCCGGGCGTACGCGGACGCGGTGAAGGCGGAGATCGGAGTCGCCACGACGACGCGTTTCATCGCTCTCGCGGAGACCACCGACGGGCGGTTCGGGCTCTTCCACCACTCCATGCTGCCGGGTGCCGGCGGCGCCGCCCCGCACTACCACTCGCGGATCTCCGAGTCCTTCTACGTGCTGACGGGCGAGGTGCGCCTGCACGACGGCACCGGCTGGCGCACCGCCAGGGCGGGTGACTTCCTGCACGTGCCGGAGAACGCCGTGCACGGTTTCCGCAACGAGAGCGACGCTCTCGCCGAGATGCTGATCATCTTCACTCCGGCCGAGCACCGCGAGGGGTACTTCGAGGGGCTGGCCGCTCTTCTCGCCGACGGCAACCGCCCGTCCCGCGAGGAGATGGTCGCCCTGATGGAGAAGTACGACCAGTTCGAGGTCGACGCCCCCGACACGGATCACGACCACCCGCACGCGCACAAGGACGGATCCACGCCCGGGGACGGACCCGCGCACGGCGACGGCCCCGCGCACCACCACGGCCCGGGCGGCGCCCACCCGCACCATCACCACTGA